The Thermococcus sibiricus MM 739 DNA window TTTTGATTTTAAAGAATGAATTTGTCGTTACATTATGGAATTCATATACTGGAGATAGTAACAAAACTAATGGAGGTGAAAAAGTATGAGAAAAATCGTTATTGGGCTATTAACTCGTGTCTCTGGGAATGTAAATGCAAATGAAGTTGATGGAGACAGAATAAGGATAAAGAAGTTAGTATCCACAAGTGGGGAAGTCTATCCGTTTGTCTCTGCAAGAGCTGTCAAAAGAGGAATAAGAGAAAAGCTTACAGAACGAGGATTTGAAGTTGATCCATTTAGAATTGGGGAGGGTAACAAACTTGCTGATAGTGGTGATCCAATAAAATACGTAGATAATGACTTATTTGGGTATCTTTATATCAAAGGAAATGAACAAAAACCCAGACAAGCTCCAGTTTCATTGTCTCCAATAATTGCAGTAGAACATACGCCGATACAAATTGACTTTGGAGGCAGATTTCCAAGAGAGATGGGAAGTACAAATCCAACACCATTTGAGACAGAGGTTGCTGACTTTATTGGCCTTATGAAAATTGTAATTACAGAAAGAGTAGGAATATTTAGTGAAAATGAAAAGACTGACCAGGTTAAAAAATGGGATGAATACGCTAAAGAAGGCAAGATAACAAAGCAAGGTACTACGTATATCCTTCCTGAAAAAGAAAGGATAAGACGAGTTAGTGCATTATTGGAAATTTTGCTAAATGAAGGTTGGGCATATCCTAGGAGAACAAACTACTTCGCTATGGCAGAGCATATTTCGACAATAATCTATGCTGGAGAAAGATTATATCCTGTTTGGAAAGCATTTGAAGAATATCATTTCAAAAAAGAACTTGTGCCTTATCAAATTACTGAAGGAAAAGAATTCTTGGAAACATATGACTTGAAAAAAGGCTTAGTTCCTAAAAAGGATATTGAAAAACTGGCAACTTGGCTGGTGAGTGGAGTATGGAAAAAGGAGTGACAATTGATGTTTTATTTGACTTGGCACACTTTAAGGTTCATACAACTATGAAAGGCAGAACATCTTACTTAATACCATTACCAACAACAGTCCTTGGATTCTTCTTTTCTATTCTTGGAAAAGGTAGAGAGGCATACCTTCGAGAGAGAAACCAATTTAAAGCAGGTGCTAAGTTGCTTAGCATAAAGGGAATTGCAAGAGAAAATGCACAGTTGTTAAAGTTAAAGAGAGGACAAGAAGTCAGGACTACTGAAGAACTTATGCTTTTAGTAAAGCCAAAATATCGCTTTGCAATTTGGGGTAAACAGGAACTCATTAATAATCTCTATGA harbors:
- the cas7i gene encoding type I-B CRISPR-associated protein Cas7/Cst2/DevR; the encoded protein is MRKIVIGLLTRVSGNVNANEVDGDRIRIKKLVSTSGEVYPFVSARAVKRGIREKLTERGFEVDPFRIGEGNKLADSGDPIKYVDNDLFGYLYIKGNEQKPRQAPVSLSPIIAVEHTPIQIDFGGRFPREMGSTNPTPFETEVADFIGLMKIVITERVGIFSENEKTDQVKKWDEYAKEGKITKQGTTYILPEKERIRRVSALLEILLNEGWAYPRRTNYFAMAEHISTIIYAGERLYPVWKAFEEYHFKKELVPYQITEGKEFLETYDLKKGLVPKKDIEKLATWLVSGVWKKE
- the cas5 gene encoding CRISPR-associated protein Cas5, which gives rise to MEKGVTIDVLFDLAHFKVHTTMKGRTSYLIPLPTTVLGFFFSILGKGREAYLRERNQFKAGAKLLSIKGIARENAQLLKLKRGQEVRTTEELMLLVKPKYRFAIWGKQELINNLYERVRTFDFEFVPYGGISEFIISEIETPQLYDEYEEKDTIKDSYVPQPLLNSLRILDNGIVYNLPYVYSGKPKFVIMGWNVELNLKQKIPTIGGVPLYPPFMVI